Proteins found in one Coleofasciculaceae cyanobacterium genomic segment:
- the ntcA gene encoding global nitrogen regulator NtcA, giving the protein MELPLTQNQPLASVFRKLGRGSFPPIVESFERGKTIFFPGDPAERVYFLLKGAVKLSRVYEAGEEITVALLRENTVFGVLSLITGQKSDRFYHAVAFTPVELLSAPIEQVEKALQENPDLSMLMLKGLSSRILQTEMMIETLAHRDMGSRLVSFLLILCRDFGAPTEEGIKIDLKLSHQAIAEAIGSTRVTVTRLLGDLRDKEMVSIHKKKITVHNPIALSQQFA; this is encoded by the coding sequence ATGGAACTTCCCTTGACACAAAATCAGCCCCTAGCATCGGTATTTCGTAAACTTGGTCGTGGTTCTTTCCCTCCTATTGTGGAAAGTTTTGAACGTGGTAAAACTATATTTTTTCCTGGCGATCCCGCTGAGAGGGTTTACTTTTTATTAAAAGGAGCAGTTAAACTGTCTCGTGTGTATGAAGCGGGAGAAGAAATTACCGTGGCTCTGCTGCGAGAAAATACTGTTTTTGGGGTACTTTCTCTAATCACTGGACAAAAAAGCGATCGCTTTTATCATGCTGTGGCATTTACTCCTGTAGAGCTTTTATCCGCACCGATTGAACAAGTAGAAAAGGCACTTCAAGAAAATCCTGACTTATCAATGTTGATGTTGAAGGGATTATCTTCTCGTATTTTACAAACCGAAATGATGATTGAAACTTTAGCTCATCGGGATATGGGTTCGCGTTTGGTTAGCTTTTTGCTGATACTGTGTCGCGATTTTGGTGCGCCAACTGAGGAAGGAATTAAGATCGATCTCAAACTATCGCATCAAGCGATCGCCGAAGCTATCGGTTCGACTAGAGTTACCGTCACCAGGCTGCTAGGAGATTTGCGAGACAAAGAAATGGTTTCGATTCATAAGAAAAAAATTACGGTACATAACCCAATAGCACTAAGCCAACAATTTGCCTAA
- a CDS encoding DUF3084 domain-containing protein produces MTSGYILIAAIFLLGGIIAAFGDRLGTKIGKARLRLFNLRPRQTAMIITVITGMLISALTLGILFGLSGSLRRGIFQLDDILKEKRQTEAELAQARQEKQQVESQLAQVKNQQNQAVANLDAINLNFKQSKLQVKQISGQAKKLRQELNNLLAEREKLQQQLNRLQQQSQELQAQLQQREQQISEQDQVLAQKEVRLQELEQQQQLLQTQVQERDRSIAQLDEAIASAEVGLKLRTQRLEQLESQLSFLSKNVEALEQSYRELREKKIAVVKGEVLSSAVVRIVDPNAAKSAIDNLLRQANANAVQATQFSGSQSDQRIVKITKSQVEQLESQIQDGQDYVIRIISAGNYVQGEPEVRVFADIALNQQVFAAGEEIATVSLDSHNINRQEVQERLNWLLAVSKFRAQRAGTLGEIEIGDNQVENIVDFVNQITEATEPVREIKAVVSENTYTAGPLKLDFVVIRNGKVVFST; encoded by the coding sequence ATGACCAGCGGTTATATTCTGATTGCAGCAATTTTTCTTCTAGGCGGTATTATTGCAGCATTTGGCGATCGCTTAGGAACTAAAATTGGTAAAGCTAGACTCAGATTATTCAATCTCCGCCCTCGCCAGACAGCAATGATCATCACGGTGATTACGGGGATGTTGATTTCGGCTCTTACTTTAGGCATTTTATTTGGTTTGAGTGGCTCGTTAAGACGAGGCATTTTTCAGCTAGACGACATTCTCAAAGAGAAACGCCAAACCGAAGCAGAATTAGCTCAAGCCAGACAAGAAAAGCAACAGGTGGAATCTCAGTTAGCTCAGGTTAAAAATCAACAAAATCAAGCGGTTGCTAATCTAGATGCAATCAACCTGAATTTTAAGCAGTCGAAGCTACAGGTAAAGCAGATTTCTGGCCAAGCCAAAAAACTGCGACAAGAGTTAAATAATTTATTAGCAGAGAGGGAAAAGCTACAGCAGCAACTCAATCGGCTACAACAGCAAAGCCAAGAATTACAGGCGCAGCTACAGCAGCGCGAGCAGCAAATTAGCGAGCAAGACCAAGTTTTAGCCCAAAAAGAAGTTCGTCTTCAAGAATTAGAACAACAACAGCAGTTACTACAAACCCAAGTCCAAGAACGAGATCGCTCTATTGCTCAACTAGATGAGGCGATCGCTTCGGCGGAGGTTGGTTTGAAGTTGAGAACTCAAAGATTAGAACAGTTGGAATCTCAGTTAAGCTTCTTGTCAAAGAATGTAGAAGCTTTAGAGCAGTCTTATCGGGAACTAAGGGAAAAGAAAATTGCCGTGGTCAAAGGGGAGGTATTATCTTCGGCAGTAGTCAGAATTGTCGATCCTAATGCAGCTAAATCGGCGATTGATAATCTCCTGAGACAGGCTAATGCCAATGCCGTTCAAGCAACCCAGTTCAGTGGCTCACAATCGGATCAGCGCATCGTTAAAATTACTAAATCCCAAGTAGAACAATTAGAATCTCAAATTCAAGATGGTCAAGATTACGTTATTAGAATTATTTCAGCGGGTAACTATGTGCAAGGAGAACCAGAAGTCCGAGTCTTTGCCGACATAGCTCTTAACCAGCAAGTATTTGCAGCGGGAGAGGAAATTGCCACTGTATCGCTTGATTCTCACAATATTAATCGCCAAGAAGTGCAGGAGAGATTAAATTGGCTCTTGGCAGTGTCAAAATTCCGCGCTCAACGAGCTGGCACATTAGGGGAGATCGAAATAGGCGATAATCAAGTTGAAAATATTGTTGATTTTGTGAACCAAATTACCGAAGCGACAGAACCTGTCAGGGAAATTAAAGCAGTAGTATCAGAGAATACCTATACCGCAGGACCATTAAAACTTGATTTTGTAGTTATACGTAACGGCAAAGTTGTTTTTAGTACGTAA
- a CDS encoding PspA/IM30 family protein, which produces MGLFDRLSRVVRANINDLVSKAEDPEKVLEQAVIDMQEDLVQLRQAVARSIATQKRTEQQYNKNHSEANTWQQRAQLALSKGDENLAREALVRKKSFSDTANSLKTQLDQQSGQVTSLKRNLIALESKISEAKTKKDMLRARANAAKANKQLQDSVNNMGTSSAMGAFERMEDKVMQLEAESESAGELGGTGIEQQFAALEAGSGVDDELAAMKAQLSGTSAETPKLEAAETTAKPQDAVIDAELDELRSQLDK; this is translated from the coding sequence ATGGGATTATTCGATCGCCTTAGCAGAGTTGTTAGAGCCAATATTAACGATTTAGTCAGTAAAGCTGAAGATCCAGAAAAAGTTCTCGAACAAGCGGTAATTGATATGCAAGAAGACCTAGTACAGCTGCGTCAAGCTGTTGCCAGATCGATTGCTACGCAAAAACGCACCGAGCAGCAATATAATAAAAATCATTCCGAAGCTAATACTTGGCAGCAAAGAGCGCAATTAGCACTATCTAAAGGTGATGAAAACCTAGCTCGCGAAGCACTGGTACGCAAAAAATCATTTAGCGATACTGCCAACAGTTTAAAAACACAGTTAGATCAACAGAGTGGCCAGGTTACTAGTCTTAAGCGTAATTTGATTGCCCTTGAGAGCAAGATATCCGAAGCTAAAACCAAAAAAGATATGCTTCGAGCCAGAGCCAACGCAGCCAAGGCTAATAAACAGCTACAGGATTCAGTGAACAACATGGGTACCAGTAGCGCCATGGGTGCATTTGAGCGAATGGAAGATAAGGTGATGCAGTTAGAGGCAGAGTCGGAATCCGCAGGAGAATTAGGTGGCACAGGCATCGAACAACAGTTTGCAGCATTAGAGGCAGGTAGTGGCGTTGATGACGAACTAGCAGCGATGAAAGCTCAACTATCTGGTACGAGCGCAGAAACTCCTAAATTGGAAGCAGCCGAAACTACCGCCAAACCCCAAGATGCCGTAATTGATGCCGAACTAGACGAATTACGTTCTCAACTTGACAAGTAA
- the fabI gene encoding enoyl-ACP reductase FabI: protein MLDLTGKNAFVTGIANNRSIAWGIAQQLHKAGANIGVNYLPDERGRFEKKVKELVEPLAPSIIVPCDVQNDELLDSMFATISEQWGKLDILIHCLAFAEKEDLTGDFSATSRAGFAKALDISSYSLNCLAVRAKPLMTDGGSIVTLSYLGGVKVIPNYNVMGVAKSALEMSVRYLAAELGPNNIRVNAISAGPIRTLASSAVGGILDMIRHVEATAPLRRTVTQTEVGNTAAFLCSDLSSGITGQVIYVDSGYEIMGM, encoded by the coding sequence GTGCTAGATTTAACTGGAAAAAATGCTTTCGTTACAGGAATAGCTAACAATCGTTCTATTGCTTGGGGCATTGCCCAGCAGCTACACAAAGCTGGTGCGAATATCGGCGTTAACTATCTTCCCGATGAACGAGGACGCTTTGAAAAAAAAGTCAAGGAATTAGTCGAACCCCTTGCTCCTAGTATAATTGTTCCCTGTGATGTTCAAAACGACGAACTATTAGACTCGATGTTTGCTACTATTTCTGAGCAATGGGGTAAGCTTGATATTTTAATCCACTGTTTAGCATTCGCTGAAAAAGAAGATCTAACGGGGGATTTTTCGGCTACTTCTAGGGCTGGTTTTGCTAAAGCCTTAGACATCAGTAGCTACTCTCTCAACTGTTTAGCCGTCAGAGCCAAACCTTTAATGACCGACGGTGGTAGCATTGTAACTCTTTCTTACTTAGGCGGAGTCAAAGTTATTCCCAACTATAATGTGATGGGGGTAGCTAAATCGGCTTTAGAAATGAGTGTGCGCTATTTAGCTGCTGAGTTAGGTCCAAACAATATTCGGGTTAATGCCATTTCCGCAGGACCAATTCGTACTCTCGCTTCGTCTGCGGTAGGGGGAATTCTGGATATGATTCGCCATGTTGAAGCAACTGCTCCTTTGCGTCGTACCGTGACTCAAACTGAGGTTGGCAACACCGCAGCTTTTTTGTGTAGCGATCTTTCCAGTGGCATTACGGGACAGGTAATCTATGTTGATTCAGGATACGAGATAATGGGAATGTAG
- a CDS encoding ABC transporter permease, with product MNLIRVFTIANNGFKEVIRDRILYFIGFFSLLLILAQRIIPEIAAGTHEKILLDFGIGAIAILSVIVAIFVGTALINKEIEKRTLLMLIPKPISRAELILGKHLGLTAVLAVTISIMMTIYLAMLSLAEISYPTSALITAGVFLLIQLALINAVSILFGVFTSSILATLLSFGVYLMGHFSEDLVELGKLSKNASIESLTTSLYLVLPNLSRLDLKNEAVYGLLPNSTELISHALYGLLYTTLLLIISMMIFAQKEF from the coding sequence ATGAATTTGATCAGAGTTTTTACCATTGCCAACAATGGTTTTAAAGAAGTTATCCGCGATCGCATTCTTTATTTTATCGGTTTCTTTTCTCTACTGTTGATTTTGGCTCAAAGAATTATTCCTGAAATTGCTGCGGGAACTCATGAAAAGATTCTCTTAGATTTTGGCATTGGTGCGATCGCTATTTTAAGCGTGATTGTGGCGATCTTTGTCGGAACGGCATTAATTAATAAAGAGATTGAAAAACGTACTCTGCTGATGCTGATTCCTAAACCAATTAGCCGTGCTGAATTAATACTAGGTAAACATTTGGGACTTACCGCAGTATTGGCAGTGACGATTTCAATTATGATGACAATTTATTTAGCTATGCTAAGTCTGGCTGAGATTAGCTATCCTACCAGCGCGCTAATCACCGCGGGAGTTTTTTTATTAATTCAACTAGCTCTTATTAACGCAGTATCGATTCTATTTGGTGTCTTTACTAGTTCAATTCTCGCTACTTTACTTAGCTTTGGAGTTTATTTAATGGGTCACTTCAGTGAAGATTTAGTTGAATTGGGAAAACTCAGTAAGAATGCCAGTATCGAGAGTTTGACTACCAGTCTGTATTTAGTGCTGCCCAATCTTTCGCGGCTAGATCTAAAAAATGAAGCAGTTTATGGTCTACTACCAAATTCTACCGAGTTAATCAGCCATGCTTTATATGGTTTACTTTACACTACTTTACTGTTAATTATTTCAATGATGATCTTTGCTCAAAAAGAATTTTAA
- a CDS encoding SDR family NAD(P)-dependent oxidoreductase, with translation MSDLNQAVVVLTGATGGFGQELTRQLLQAGSHLILSDLDRTTLDNHASKISNKITTGKIIACIESDLANPEGCQALYDQIKALDVSIDILINNAGIGLFGRMDEVPADKWERLMQVNLITPMRLSSLLVADMIERRQGHIVNISSLAGWIAPAGMAHYSSSKFGLRGFSEGLWHEVKQYNVKVTAVYPFFSRTPILQSERFGALAHATRGFPEHLVTDPAKVMEKTIKAIVHNQLHVFPDKMAYRIYILKQYFPKLYDLISDQTTAN, from the coding sequence ATGAGCGATCTTAATCAAGCGGTAGTAGTTTTGACCGGTGCAACAGGAGGCTTTGGTCAAGAATTGACTCGCCAGTTATTACAGGCTGGTAGCCATTTGATTCTTAGCGATCTCGATCGCACTACGTTAGATAATCATGCTTCTAAGATAAGCAATAAAATAACTACAGGGAAAATAATTGCTTGTATTGAGAGCGATCTAGCAAACCCCGAAGGTTGTCAAGCTCTCTACGACCAAATCAAAGCTTTAGATGTATCCATTGATATTTTGATTAACAATGCAGGAATAGGTTTATTTGGTCGTATGGACGAAGTTCCTGCTGATAAATGGGAACGGTTAATGCAGGTGAATTTGATTACACCTATGCGTTTGAGTTCTCTTCTGGTTGCTGATATGATTGAGCGCAGACAAGGACACATTGTCAACATCTCTTCCCTGGCAGGCTGGATCGCTCCTGCGGGGATGGCTCACTACTCTAGCAGCAAGTTTGGCTTACGTGGTTTTAGTGAAGGACTTTGGCATGAAGTAAAACAATATAATGTCAAAGTTACAGCCGTTTATCCCTTTTTTAGCCGTACTCCTATACTTCAGTCGGAACGTTTTGGAGCATTAGCTCATGCCACGAGAGGTTTTCCCGAACATCTGGTAACCGATCCAGCTAAAGTTATGGAAAAAACCATAAAAGCAATTGTGCATAATCAACTTCACGTATTTCCTGATAAGATGGCATATCGTATCTACATTCTCAAGCAATATTTTCCCAAATTGTATGACTTGATTAGCGATCAAACTACTGCCAACTAA
- the larE gene encoding ATP-dependent sacrificial sulfur transferase LarE, whose product MSEQKLAELKSLFRGMEQALVAYSGGVDSTLVAKIAHDVLGDRALAITAVSPSLLPEELIDAQTQAAQIGIKHELVETHEMNNPDYTSNPVNRCYFCKSELHDTLKPLALKRGYPYVVDGVNADDLHDYRPGIQAAKERGARSPLAEVGVSKVEVREISRSLGLAWWDKPAQPCLSSRFPYGEAITVTKLQRVGRAEIYLRQLGYDNLRVRSQDDTAKIELPASNITQFVQQVNLPELVKTFQDLGFIYVTLDLEGYRSGKLNQVLQ is encoded by the coding sequence ATGAGCGAACAGAAATTAGCAGAGTTAAAAAGTTTATTTCGAGGCATGGAACAAGCCTTAGTTGCTTATTCAGGGGGGGTAGACAGTACTTTAGTGGCAAAAATCGCCCATGATGTTTTAGGCGATCGCGCTTTGGCAATAACTGCCGTATCCCCTTCGCTGCTACCTGAAGAACTAATTGATGCTCAAACCCAAGCAGCACAAATCGGCATCAAACATGAGCTAGTAGAAACTCATGAAATGAATAATCCCGATTACACTTCTAACCCTGTTAATCGCTGCTATTTTTGTAAAAGTGAACTTCACGACACTTTAAAACCTCTAGCCTTAAAGCGTGGCTATCCTTACGTGGTGGATGGGGTAAATGCTGACGATCTCCACGATTATCGCCCAGGTATTCAAGCAGCAAAAGAACGAGGAGCGCGATCGCCCTTAGCGGAAGTAGGAGTTAGTAAAGTAGAAGTTAGAGAGATTTCTCGTAGTTTGGGTTTGGCGTGGTGGGATAAGCCAGCGCAACCTTGTCTTAGCTCCCGTTTTCCTTATGGTGAAGCAATTACCGTCACCAAATTACAGCGCGTGGGCAGGGCAGAAATTTACCTGCGCCAGCTTGGCTATGATAATCTGAGAGTACGTTCTCAGGATGACACGGCCAAAATTGAATTACCCGCATCAAATATTACTCAGTTTGTTCAGCAAGTTAATTTACCTGAATTGGTCAAAACGTTTCAAGATCTAGGATTTATCTATGTAACTCTGGATTTAGAAGGTTATCGTAGTGGGAAATTAAACCAAGTGCTACAATAA
- a CDS encoding tetratricopeptide repeat protein: MKSSTLLSLDRKSKTNFQQSPNSLTLVQSANQVERPNQPQKNTISRIYVEQAWIYFQAQNWQGAIVACKNALESDSNNADAYKILGNVLKSKGKKAEALGVYAKALALNPNSAPIYANLGSFYAEQKDWQQALDYYQQAVILDPNLAGAYRSLAQVWEELGDTNQALECFCQAVNLEPEKLTSAEYFSFGRELYQQGKVKEASIFYTHGVQLNPQAKAELAQLVEMLEELEEWQQAVVYYHQLISLSDHNLNSQDSSLKAKPIKKLLSHSKFNQAKKAIALATLEAVTSSLAKSTTQKLLPQAEAETEPTVNQPAQTKQPNATSWHNLGSLYAQKQQWAKAISCYQEAIQLEPSSSQTYRNLAKAYSKIGKQSKAALCWYEAFTLEPDRVKPEEYFSLAKSLLQQNQVARAIACLRQTIRLKPDFARAYLIMGKLFENQGKSAAAQACYERAGKTA; the protein is encoded by the coding sequence GTGAAATCCTCAACCCTACTCTCACTAGACAGAAAGTCAAAAACTAACTTTCAACAGTCTCCTAATTCTCTGACTCTGGTTCAATCAGCTAATCAAGTGGAGCGACCAAATCAGCCGCAAAAAAACACAATTTCACGTATTTATGTCGAACAGGCATGGATCTATTTTCAGGCTCAAAATTGGCAAGGCGCGATTGTTGCTTGTAAAAATGCGCTGGAATCTGATTCCAATAATGCTGATGCCTATAAGATATTGGGCAATGTTCTCAAGAGCAAGGGCAAGAAAGCTGAGGCTTTGGGAGTATATGCTAAAGCACTGGCACTCAATCCCAATTCTGCACCCATATACGCTAATTTGGGCAGTTTTTACGCCGAACAAAAAGATTGGCAACAGGCTTTAGATTATTATCAACAGGCTGTAATTCTCGATCCTAATTTAGCTGGGGCATATCGTAGCTTGGCACAGGTTTGGGAAGAATTGGGCGACACTAATCAAGCTTTAGAATGTTTTTGTCAAGCAGTCAATCTTGAACCTGAAAAGTTAACCTCAGCGGAATATTTTAGCTTTGGTCGAGAACTTTACCAGCAAGGTAAGGTCAAAGAAGCCAGTATTTTTTATACTCACGGGGTTCAACTGAATCCTCAAGCAAAAGCGGAACTAGCACAATTAGTTGAAATGTTGGAAGAGCTTGAAGAATGGCAACAGGCAGTAGTTTATTATCATCAGCTAATTTCTTTGTCCGATCATAATTTAAATAGTCAAGATTCATCCCTCAAGGCTAAACCGATTAAAAAGCTGCTGTCTCATTCTAAGTTTAATCAGGCTAAAAAAGCGATCGCTCTGGCTACTTTAGAAGCAGTAACTTCATCTTTAGCTAAAAGCACGACTCAAAAGCTACTACCCCAGGCTGAAGCTGAAACCGAACCAACCGTCAATCAGCCAGCTCAAACCAAACAGCCCAATGCTACTTCTTGGCATAATTTGGGCAGTTTATATGCTCAAAAACAACAGTGGGCAAAAGCGATTAGCTGTTATCAAGAAGCAATACAGCTTGAGCCAAGTTCTAGTCAAACTTATCGTAACTTAGCTAAAGCCTACAGCAAAATAGGCAAACAATCTAAAGCAGCTCTGTGTTGGTACGAAGCTTTTACCTTAGAACCAGATCGAGTGAAGCCAGAAGAATATTTTAGCCTGGCAAAAAGTTTATTGCAGCAAAATCAGGTAGCTCGAGCGATCGCCTGTTTACGCCAGACAATCCGACTCAAGCCAGATTTCGCTCGAGCCTATTTAATCATGGGCAAACTATTTGAAAATCAAGGAAAATCAGCAGCAGCTCAGGCTTGTTATGAGCGAGCTGGAAAAACAGCATAG
- a CDS encoding pre-16S rRNA-processing nuclease YqgF, whose protein sequence is MKNLTFSPQTILGLDPGRDKCGVAVTNHKAEAVYHQVIDSEQAIAIIQQLARQYAIDLIVMGDGTTSKSWQKQIESSLAEVPIITVNETNSTLEARDRYWLMYPPKGLQRIVPPGLRIPPRPIDDIVAILLIERYLI, encoded by the coding sequence GTGAAAAACTTAACATTTTCTCCGCAAACAATATTAGGTTTAGATCCAGGACGAGATAAGTGCGGAGTGGCGGTAACGAATCACAAGGCAGAAGCTGTTTATCATCAGGTAATAGATTCAGAGCAAGCAATCGCCATTATTCAACAGCTAGCTCGGCAATATGCTATCGATTTAATCGTGATGGGAGATGGCACTACTTCTAAAAGCTGGCAGAAGCAAATTGAGTCTAGCTTGGCTGAAGTGCCAATAATTACCGTTAATGAAACTAATAGTACTTTGGAGGCGCGCGATCGCTATTGGCTGATGTATCCGCCTAAAGGATTACAGCGTATAGTTCCCCCAGGTTTACGCATCCCCCCCCGTCCTATAGACGACATTGTCGCTATTTTGTTGATTGAAAGATATCTAATTTAG
- a CDS encoding hybrid sensor histidine kinase/response regulator translates to MIMLESSGSILQLQSRATALSKVNLLIISDRTDNFKAIANSLHTANINFTYDLIDTQHLSEKLPQLNYSAILYDYIQIPDQNSDRSLIETLQCWCHIHPDTPLILITDTLGDERAVKLIQSGVSGYILRHKLERLPNTLEKTLYNFASQRAIIKQQQNLIEQQQQKIRHLEAQQPSWHEQEQARHEHISHLVHEFRSPIAAIIGFARALKEQYYGKLNDKQKEYAGFLVDSGEHLLALVKNYLEITKIDANKETLDLERIAVVEICQASILMVAEKAKIKGLKLDFELDDKIDFCVADSIRLKQILINLLSNAIKFTDRGSVILKVSLQDDDLHFAVIDTGTGISKENMSKLFQPFPQITNHHENTGLGLTLSKKLAQLHGGDIMVTSKLDKGSCFTLTIPQYQFN, encoded by the coding sequence ATGATTATGTTAGAAAGTTCTGGGTCAATTTTACAGCTACAGTCAAGAGCAACAGCACTCAGCAAAGTGAATCTTCTCATAATTTCAGATCGGACTGACAATTTTAAGGCGATCGCCAATTCTTTACATACGGCAAACATCAATTTTACTTACGATCTGATCGATACTCAACACTTAAGTGAAAAGCTGCCTCAATTAAATTACAGTGCGATTTTGTATGATTACATTCAAATTCCTGACCAGAACAGCGATCGCTCTTTAATTGAAACACTTCAGTGCTGGTGTCATATTCATCCAGATACTCCCCTAATTTTAATTACAGATACTTTAGGTGATGAACGAGCCGTAAAATTGATTCAGTCGGGAGTTAGTGGATATATACTAAGACACAAGCTGGAGCGACTACCCAATACTTTAGAAAAGACTTTATATAATTTTGCTAGCCAACGAGCAATAATTAAGCAGCAACAAAATTTAATTGAGCAACAGCAACAAAAAATTCGCCATTTAGAAGCGCAACAGCCAAGTTGGCACGAGCAAGAGCAGGCAAGACACGAACATATTTCTCATTTGGTTCACGAGTTTAGGAGTCCAATTGCTGCCATAATCGGCTTTGCCAGAGCTTTGAAAGAACAGTATTATGGCAAGCTAAATGATAAACAAAAAGAATACGCTGGCTTTTTAGTTGATTCAGGGGAACATTTGCTGGCTCTGGTTAAAAACTATTTAGAAATTACCAAAATTGATGCTAATAAAGAAACCCTAGATTTGGAAAGAATCGCTGTGGTGGAAATTTGTCAGGCATCTATCTTAATGGTTGCCGAAAAAGCGAAAATTAAAGGATTGAAGCTAGATTTTGAATTAGATGACAAGATTGATTTTTGTGTCGCCGACTCAATACGTCTGAAACAAATTTTGATTAACTTACTTAGCAACGCGATTAAGTTTACCGATCGCGGTTCAGTAATCTTAAAAGTAAGTCTTCAAGATGATGATCTGCACTTTGCTGTCATAGATACGGGAACGGGAATCTCCAAGGAGAATATGAGCAAACTATTTCAACCTTTTCCGCAAATTACAAATCATCATGAAAACACTGGTTTAGGATTAACGCTGTCTAAAAAGCTAGCTCAACTTCACGGTGGAGACATTATGGTGACTTCAAAACTAGACAAAGGCAGTTGTTTTACTCTGACGATTCCGCAGTATCAATTTAATTAG
- a CDS encoding pentapeptide repeat-containing protein gives MNFYANLFQANLTQANLVQAQAQASNFAQSILTGACLENLRINRQSSFEQVTCQYLYLKYYQRRRVPQSNQRNLTSEEFNSTIDDLLGSINVVFNDRINWDVFRRGFRNLQRQYLAQAIRIKAIKVLCDRRFLIKIRVFLGSEVDAIK, from the coding sequence ATTAATTTCTATGCTAATTTATTTCAGGCTAATTTGACCCAAGCTAATTTGGTTCAAGCTCAGGCACAAGCCAGCAATTTTGCTCAATCTATTTTAACTGGAGCTTGTTTAGAAAATTTACGAATTAATCGGCAATCATCCTTTGAACAAGTGACTTGTCAATATCTTTATTTGAAATACTATCAAAGACGACGTGTACCCCAAAGCAATCAACGAAACTTAACTTCCGAAGAGTTTAATTCAACCATTGATGATTTGTTGGGTTCAATCAACGTCGTGTTTAACGATAGGATTAATTGGGATGTTTTTCGTCGTGGTTTTAGAAACTTACAGCGACAATATCTAGCTCAAGCAATTAGAATTAAGGCGATTAAAGTTCTCTGTGATCGACGCTTTCTAATTAAGATTAGAGTTTTTCTTGGATCGGAAGTTGACGCTATTAAATAA
- the hisB gene encoding imidazoleglycerol-phosphate dehydratase HisB, whose amino-acid sequence MQISDRNYGASTQESAYLKDNRPIQSNNSISTARTASVSRTTGETDVQVELNLDGTGKCNADTGIPFLDHMLNQISAHGLIDLNVKASGDIEIDDHHTNEDVGITLGMAIAKALGDRQGIVRFGHFVAPLDEALVEIALDFSGRPHLSYGLEIPTQRVGTYDTQLVREFFVAVVNHAQMTLHIRQLDGINSHHIIEATFKAFARAVRQATEIDSRRAGNIPSSKGVL is encoded by the coding sequence ATGCAAATTAGCGATCGCAATTATGGAGCAAGTACGCAGGAGTCGGCGTACCTCAAAGACAATCGCCCAATCCAAAGTAACAATTCTATCAGTACGGCAAGAACTGCATCTGTAAGCCGTACTACAGGAGAGACAGATGTACAGGTGGAGCTAAACCTAGATGGCACTGGTAAATGTAATGCTGATACAGGCATTCCGTTTCTCGACCATATGTTAAACCAAATTTCTGCCCACGGTTTAATCGATCTCAACGTCAAAGCTAGTGGAGATATTGAAATTGACGATCATCACACTAACGAGGATGTGGGAATTACTTTAGGTATGGCGATCGCCAAAGCCTTAGGCGATCGCCAAGGTATCGTCCGCTTTGGTCATTTTGTCGCACCTTTGGACGAAGCTTTAGTCGAGATCGCTCTGGATTTTTCAGGCAGACCACATCTTAGCTATGGTCTAGAAATTCCTACCCAAAGAGTAGGGACGTACGACACTCAGCTAGTTAGAGAATTTTTTGTGGCGGTGGTCAATCATGCTCAGATGACGCTTCATATCCGCCAGTTAGACGGGATTAATTCTCACCATATTATTGAAGCAACCTTTAAGGCTTTTGCCCGCGCAGTGCGCCAGGCAACGGAAATAGATTCCCGTCGTGCTGGTAATATTCCTAGTTCAAAAGGGGTTCTTTAA